The following are from one region of the bacterium genome:
- the gcvH gene encoding glycine cleavage system protein GcvH, with protein sequence MNMPDDLKYTKEHEWVKIEGKSATIGITDHAQTNMGDIVYVELPEEGEQVKKDDTFGVVESVKAVSDCYAPISGRVSEVNTVLTESPETINEDCYGEGWMIKVEIENKAELDQLMDQKQYADFVAEETA encoded by the coding sequence ATGAACATGCCCGACGATCTCAAGTACACCAAGGAACACGAGTGGGTCAAAATCGAAGGAAAGAGCGCGACCATCGGCATCACCGATCACGCGCAGACCAACATGGGCGACATCGTCTACGTCGAGCTCCCTGAGGAAGGCGAGCAGGTGAAGAAGGACGACACCTTCGGCGTGGTCGAGTCGGTCAAGGCGGTCTCCGACTGCTACGCCCCGATCTCCGGCCGCGTGAGCGAGGTCAACACCGTGCTCACCGAAAGCCCGGAGACGATCAACGAGGACTGCTACGGCGAGGGTTGGATGATCAAAGTGGAGATCGAGAATAAAGCCGAGCTCGACCAGCTCATGGACCAGAAGCAATACGCCGACTTCGTAGCGGAAGAAACGGCATAG
- the gcvT gene encoding glycine cleavage system aminomethyltransferase GcvT — protein sequence MTRKTPLYDEHARLGAKIVDFAGWLMPVQYTGVIDEHKAVRTAAGLFDVSHMGQVEVTGPDATDCIQHLTTNDVKKLVDGQAQYSVVCNERGTVVDDIIIYRFNPERYIIVVNASNVAKDFAWFESHAKGKASLRNVSDKYALIALQGPLAAEILSPIAEAELASVKTYCFTEGKVAGAKAIIARTGYTGEDGFEIFTSPADAPGVWQALIEKGKPKGLKPAGLGARDTLRLEMKYSLYGHEITDETNPIEAGLGWVVKLDTPDDFVGKKALVEIKARGLHRKLVGFEMIDAGIPRQGYRIVAGSRDVGCVTSGTMSPSLEYAIGIGYVPSELAAEGTDIFIDIRGRARKATVVKTPFYKPSHKKA from the coding sequence ATGACGCGCAAGACACCGCTGTACGACGAACACGCGAGGCTGGGCGCAAAGATCGTGGACTTCGCGGGATGGCTCATGCCGGTGCAGTACACCGGCGTGATCGACGAGCACAAAGCCGTGCGCACGGCGGCCGGGCTCTTCGACGTCTCGCACATGGGCCAGGTCGAGGTCACGGGCCCCGACGCCACGGATTGCATACAGCACCTCACCACCAACGACGTGAAAAAACTCGTCGACGGCCAGGCGCAGTACTCGGTGGTCTGCAACGAACGCGGCACGGTCGTGGACGACATCATCATCTACCGCTTCAACCCTGAGCGATACATCATAGTGGTCAACGCGTCGAACGTGGCAAAGGACTTCGCCTGGTTCGAGTCCCACGCAAAGGGCAAGGCCTCGCTGCGGAACGTGAGCGACAAATACGCGCTGATCGCGCTCCAGGGGCCGCTGGCAGCGGAGATCCTCTCACCGATAGCGGAGGCGGAGCTGGCCTCCGTGAAGACCTACTGTTTCACCGAAGGCAAGGTCGCCGGGGCAAAGGCGATCATAGCCAGGACCGGGTACACCGGCGAGGACGGCTTCGAGATCTTCACCTCTCCGGCGGACGCACCCGGCGTATGGCAGGCCCTGATCGAAAAAGGAAAACCCAAGGGTCTCAAACCAGCGGGGCTGGGAGCACGCGACACACTGCGTCTGGAGATGAAGTACAGCCTCTACGGTCACGAGATCACCGACGAGACCAACCCCATCGAGGCCGGGCTGGGCTGGGTGGTCAAGCTCGACACCCCCGACGATTTCGTGGGGAAGAAGGCTCTCGTCGAGATCAAGGCGCGCGGGCTGCACAGGAAACTCGTCGGCTTCGAGATGATAGACGCCGGGATCCCGAGACAAGGTTACCGGATCGTCGCGGGCTCCCGCGACGTGGGTTGCGTGACCAGCGGCACAATGTCGCCGTCTCTCGAGTACGCAATCGGCATCGGCTATGTCCCGTCGGAGCTCGCGGCCGAGGGCACCGACATTTTTATTGACATTCGAGGCCGCGCGAGGAAAGCAACTGTCGTAAAAACACCGTTTTACAAGCCTTCGCACAAGAAGGCCTGA
- a CDS encoding GGDEF domain-containing protein, with product MAKKKETKPKKQAEDISEHTVLTSIIEVEPPEKQKAYIMFISGQLSGKLCYLENKETIIGRAEECDISIDDSRISRHHIKISVVGDQAIIEDLGSTNGTFVNGERVKNRVLANGDQVHISSDTIFKFALGSEAEQILLKEMHQMANYDAVTGIYNKHVFEKRLAEEFSFAKRKGIQLSLLMIDIDFFKKVNDTHGHMAGDYILQGVANRIQNALRGEDILARYGGEEFVVIMRGTDIKGAAIIAERVRRLVEAKPFAFEKKRIPVTISIGVATLAAGNMDKPQELLAQSDARMYQSKKNGRNRVTS from the coding sequence ATGGCTAAGAAAAAGGAAACCAAACCCAAGAAACAGGCGGAGGACATATCCGAGCACACGGTGCTCACCTCGATCATCGAAGTGGAGCCGCCTGAGAAACAGAAGGCCTACATAATGTTCATATCGGGGCAGCTCTCGGGCAAGCTCTGCTATCTCGAAAACAAGGAGACCATCATCGGCCGCGCGGAAGAATGCGACATCTCGATCGACGACTCCCGCATCTCGCGCCATCACATCAAGATCAGCGTCGTAGGGGACCAGGCGATCATAGAGGACCTGGGCTCCACCAACGGCACCTTCGTCAACGGGGAGCGCGTCAAGAATCGTGTGCTCGCAAACGGCGACCAAGTCCACATCTCCAGCGACACCATCTTCAAGTTCGCCCTCGGGAGCGAGGCGGAGCAGATCCTGCTCAAGGAGATGCACCAGATGGCGAACTACGACGCCGTCACCGGCATCTACAACAAACACGTCTTCGAGAAGAGGCTCGCGGAGGAGTTCAGCTTCGCCAAACGCAAGGGCATACAGCTCTCGCTCCTCATGATAGACATCGACTTCTTCAAGAAGGTCAACGATACCCACGGACACATGGCCGGGGATTACATCCTCCAGGGAGTGGCCAATCGTATCCAGAACGCGCTCCGCGGCGAGGACATACTGGCCCGCTACGGGGGCGAGGAGTTCGTGGTGATCATGCGCGGCACCGACATCAAGGGCGCCGCGATCATAGCCGAGCGGGTGCGGAGGCTCGTGGAGGCAAAGCCGTTCGCCTTCGAGAAAAAGCGTATCCCGGTCACGATAAGCATCGGCGTCGCAACGCTCGCGGCCGGCAACATGGACAAGCCACAAGAGCTCCTCGCTCAATCCGACGCCCGCATGTACCAATCCAAGAAAAACGGCCGCAACCGAGTGACCAGTTGA
- a CDS encoding glycine dehydrogenase (acts in conjunction with GvcH to form H-protein-S-aminomethyldihydrolipoyllysine from glycine; forms a heterodimer with subunit 2 to form the P protein), with protein MRYLPHTNEEIAKMLAATGAKEMDGLFSNIPKALRCDAELNIPEGMAEQDLWLELNNIAMTNRTLSCSASFLGGGAYRHYVPAAVSELASRSEFTTPYTPYQPEVGQGTLQAMFEYQSLICRLFRMDVSNASHYSGATAGADAALMARRVSKNRKKILLPD; from the coding sequence ATGAGATACCTTCCACATACAAACGAAGAGATCGCGAAGATGCTGGCGGCCACAGGTGCGAAGGAGATGGACGGACTCTTCTCCAACATACCCAAAGCCCTGCGCTGCGATGCGGAGCTCAATATCCCCGAAGGCATGGCCGAGCAGGACCTCTGGCTTGAGCTCAACAACATCGCGATGACGAACCGGACGCTCTCCTGCAGCGCCTCCTTTCTCGGCGGCGGCGCATACCGGCACTACGTGCCGGCAGCGGTCTCGGAGCTGGCGTCGCGCTCCGAGTTCACGACCCCATACACACCGTATCAGCCCGAGGTGGGTCAGGGCACGCTCCAGGCGATGTTCGAGTACCAGTCGCTGATATGCAGGCTCTTCCGCATGGACGTCTCCAACGCCTCCCACTACAGCGGCGCCACAGCAGGAGCCGACGCCGCACTCATGGCGCGCAGGGTCTCCAAGAACAGAAAAAAAATCCTGCTCCCGGACAA
- a CDS encoding serine/threonine-protein kinase, translating into MPEKRPDGQPTSIGQYYIMEKIAQGGMAEIYRGLAYDVHGISQREVCIKKILPQLSADKEFIGSLIDEAKLAVKLVHGNIAQTYDLGKVGDDYYMVMEYVEGATLSQINKRSIAKNSLIPVQIAVYLLSEIAAGIDYMHRRTDDSGVPLHIVHRDISPQNIMVAYSGSVKIIDFGIAKPAFKASGTDSGLLKGKFAYMSPEQAMGESVDHRSDIFSLGIIFYEVLSGKRLFKAEESRETIRNVRRALVEPLVNIRPDIPEELDRIAMKALTKDRRHRYPYASEMRDDLAKFLHKHYPDFRATEVARFVQELFKDEMGRKRPLEADTKTPALIIDRTNSALAGDEQFEVTGVAHAPTNMKDFMLDEESEAPKLEEDEKSFEEESTGKRPLLKEKEQPTPVSRKPGRGKKIAASIVIALALIAYGTFRLYLYTPSDSAPAPEGALAEAMVVTDPADAEVMIDDKPAGRGSPVAVKEISPDEEHTLTVSREGFLTHTEKIKLGEGEFHSMNVTLKPAGPPTAEVELISSPPGAVVYIDDKETPQRTPATLKNFDATKTHTIGLFLEGYKFWTKDVKIDRGKSKSFEVALVKNFGSAFIDSTPGGAIVMIDGAPVGTTPVTKNELDPEKVHNIEIWLEGYRSEKVEFKPSAGAQKDVRVVLTPLPQQ; encoded by the coding sequence ATGCCTGAGAAACGCCCTGACGGCCAGCCTACCAGCATCGGCCAGTACTACATCATGGAGAAGATCGCCCAGGGCGGCATGGCCGAGATCTACCGCGGGCTGGCTTACGACGTCCACGGAATAAGCCAACGCGAAGTCTGCATCAAGAAGATCCTCCCCCAGCTCTCCGCTGACAAGGAGTTCATCGGCTCGCTGATCGACGAGGCCAAACTCGCGGTGAAACTCGTGCACGGGAACATCGCACAGACCTACGACCTCGGCAAGGTGGGCGACGATTACTACATGGTCATGGAGTACGTGGAGGGCGCCACCCTCTCGCAGATCAACAAGCGCAGCATCGCCAAGAATTCCCTTATCCCCGTCCAGATCGCGGTCTACCTGCTCTCCGAGATAGCGGCCGGCATCGATTACATGCATCGTCGCACGGACGACTCCGGCGTCCCGCTGCACATCGTGCATCGCGACATATCTCCGCAGAACATCATGGTCGCGTACTCCGGCAGCGTGAAGATCATCGACTTCGGCATCGCCAAGCCCGCCTTCAAGGCGAGCGGCACCGACTCCGGGCTCCTGAAGGGCAAGTTCGCCTACATGTCCCCTGAACAGGCCATGGGCGAATCGGTGGACCACCGTTCGGACATCTTCTCGCTGGGCATCATCTTCTACGAGGTGCTCTCCGGAAAGCGCCTCTTCAAGGCGGAGGAGAGCCGCGAGACCATACGCAACGTGCGCCGCGCGCTGGTGGAGCCGCTGGTCAACATAAGGCCGGACATACCGGAGGAGCTGGACCGCATCGCCATGAAGGCTCTCACGAAGGACAGGCGGCACCGATACCCATACGCCTCTGAGATGCGCGACGACCTGGCGAAGTTCCTCCACAAACATTATCCCGACTTCAGAGCCACCGAAGTCGCCCGCTTCGTCCAGGAGCTCTTCAAAGACGAGATGGGCCGCAAGAGGCCGCTGGAGGCGGACACCAAGACCCCGGCCCTGATCATCGACAGGACCAACTCGGCGCTGGCCGGCGACGAGCAGTTCGAGGTGACCGGCGTCGCGCACGCGCCGACGAACATGAAGGACTTCATGCTCGACGAGGAGTCGGAGGCTCCGAAGCTGGAAGAAGATGAGAAATCCTTCGAAGAGGAGAGCACCGGCAAGCGCCCTCTTCTCAAGGAAAAAGAACAGCCGACGCCCGTGTCCAGGAAGCCGGGCCGCGGCAAAAAGATAGCGGCCTCGATAGTCATCGCGTTGGCGCTGATCGCATATGGCACATTCAGGCTCTACCTGTATACGCCCTCCGACAGCGCGCCTGCGCCCGAGGGCGCGCTCGCCGAAGCGATGGTGGTGACCGACCCTGCCGACGCGGAGGTAATGATCGACGACAAGCCTGCGGGCCGAGGATCGCCGGTGGCCGTGAAGGAGATATCGCCAGACGAGGAGCACACGCTCACGGTATCGAGAGAAGGCTTCCTCACGCACACGGAGAAGATCAAGCTGGGAGAAGGCGAATTTCACAGCATGAACGTCACCCTCAAGCCGGCGGGCCCTCCGACCGCCGAAGTCGAGCTCATAAGCTCCCCCCCGGGCGCAGTCGTGTACATAGACGACAAGGAGACGCCGCAGCGCACTCCCGCAACGCTGAAGAACTTCGACGCCACAAAGACGCATACCATCGGCCTCTTTCTCGAAGGATATAAATTCTGGACAAAGGACGTGAAGATCGATCGCGGCAAGTCGAAGTCCTTCGAAGTAGCGCTCGTCAAGAATTTCGGCTCGGCATTCATTGACTCGACGCCCGGCGGCGCTATAGTGATGATAGACGGCGCGCCCGTCGGCACAACGCCCGTGACCAAGAACGAGCTCGATCCGGAGAAGGTGCACAACATAGAGATATGGCTTGAGGGATACAGATCCGAAAAGGTCGAGTTCAAGCCCTCGGCCGGCGCGCAGAAGGACGTGAGGGTCGTCCTCACCCCCCTGCCGCAGCAATAG
- the folD gene encoding bifunctional methylenetetrahydrofolate dehydrogenase/methenyltetrahydrofolate cyclohydrolase FolD translates to MPASIIDGKAMALSIRAELAQQALHLASRGVKPGLAVVLVGSDPASQVYVKMKRKACAEAGIESFAHDLAGDASEKTLLGLIARLNADNAVHGILVQLPLPKHIDEKKVLLAIDPAKDVDGFHPVNVGLLALGEPCFAPCTPAGIIALIESTGKKIEGANAVVLGRSNIVGKPVAAMLIKRNATVTVCHSKTADLAGEVGSADILVAAIGRPGFVKGPWIKPGAVVIDVGINRLPDGKLAGDVDFKGARERASAITPVPGGVGPMTIAMLLKNTVEAAGRSTAR, encoded by the coding sequence ATGCCCGCATCCATAATCGACGGAAAAGCCATGGCGCTCTCCATCAGGGCCGAGCTCGCCCAGCAGGCTTTGCACTTGGCCTCCAGGGGAGTGAAACCCGGCCTCGCGGTCGTGCTCGTGGGCTCTGATCCGGCCTCCCAGGTCTACGTGAAGATGAAACGCAAGGCCTGCGCAGAGGCCGGCATCGAATCCTTTGCGCACGATCTGGCCGGCGACGCCTCCGAGAAGACGCTGCTCGGGCTGATCGCCAGGCTCAACGCAGACAACGCGGTGCACGGGATACTGGTCCAACTGCCCCTCCCCAAACATATCGACGAGAAGAAGGTCCTGCTCGCGATCGACCCCGCAAAGGACGTGGACGGATTTCATCCGGTGAACGTGGGGCTCCTTGCGCTGGGCGAGCCCTGCTTCGCCCCCTGCACTCCCGCGGGGATAATCGCGCTCATAGAATCCACGGGCAAAAAGATCGAAGGCGCGAACGCGGTCGTGCTGGGCCGCAGCAACATCGTGGGAAAGCCGGTCGCCGCCATGCTCATCAAGAGGAACGCGACCGTCACCGTATGCCATTCGAAGACCGCGGACCTGGCGGGCGAGGTCGGCAGCGCCGACATCCTGGTCGCCGCGATAGGAAGACCCGGGTTCGTCAAGGGCCCCTGGATAAAACCCGGCGCCGTGGTGATAGACGTGGGGATCAACAGGCTCCCGGACGGCAAGCTCGCGGGCGACGTGGATTTCAAAGGGGCCAGGGAACGCGCCTCGGCGATCACCCCGGTTCCGGGCGGCGTGGGCCCGATGACCATAGCAATGCTCTTGAAGAATACAGTGGAGGCGGCCGGTCGTTCCACAGCTCGATAG